ttgacacataaaatatttgataatccCATCCAAaacggttcagtagtttttgagaAAATCGCGGACAtacaaaacatactttttttgAAGTCAAGTCaaaagaaaatgatatatattatttatatactctatatttggtcgttaaattaattatcgacTCTCCTTAAATAGCTACATAAACACCTTCAGTTTGTGATATGTGTGCGTAAAAACACAAATAGATATTATGAATACTAGAAAAATAACAAGCAAATAGAATTTGGTTTTTTActgaaactaaaatattgtaacagtatttatatatcagttttatttaaccataataataaattacttattatcttaatatatgaGTTGGTTCGTCAAAAATAGCGCACCTCCTCGCTACCTAaacgtgttttaataatatttatttagggcTATGTTTTACATGTGAGTCAGGCGTAATTAATTAAGCTACTAGCGAACGCGTTAGCCGAATAGTGACGCAAGATTAGACCCTTGAGGGATGAAGCCGCGCTTAGCCTACTTAGAGAGTACAGTTGGATACATTTacagaaacatttatttttaatttgacacacTTTAGAAGTAAGTTAGTTACGTTTTTGAAGACTTTTATACGcagacaataatattattaacacgtCTAGCAAAGGATGAATTATAATTGtgataactatttataaaaagtacgattactttaaaaaatacgttaatcttttatgatactaataatactaaaaaccCGCCCGAGTTCACATGGGTAAAATAgcctatatataattttaaggttGAAAACAAGACCAGAAAAGTTGAATATCTCggcttttcttttataatatgcatttattatacacataaaccttGCTCTTGAATCACTGTGTTCATTGATGGAAATcgaattaaaatccgttgcgtagatTAAAAGATCAAGCGTACagactttgtattattgtgttttgacAATATGGAGCCGACTGTACGAAATACAACTTTAAGTGAAGTGTAATCGAATGTGCGCGTGCTTAGTCAGGTGACACTGAAAACTTAATTATAGGTCGATGCGCTAAGTTGGACGACATTTTACGTAAAGTTATTCGGTCGGGTCTCTTCGTGTCGCAATGTACGCAAGAGACATTACACAAAACTAAGTTACTCCGGTCACCTAATAGTCTTTACAATAAGTTCACACATAAATCAGCCTTTTTGACTTAAAGCTTAGCTACAGTTTCCAAAGTCTTGGGTTCGATCACAttgaattatgagagtgagaaaATGGAGAAGGCATCTGTACGTACGTACGTGTCGCTTTAATATCTTCGACAATCTGATACGACCAGTGAGATAACAGATATATTCGGTTCCTGCTTTTCTAGCAAGGGAAGTGCAACGCTGCCAACTTCCTAACACTGAACTCCTACTAAAAAATTCTTGGCAGAAATATACAACATGATTTTATCGCTCCGTAATTCGATACACATTAAGCGTGCGGCAGACAGAATGACAGACACATAGACATAACCTGACGCAACGATAACATTTCTGTATTCGTTGAGAAATTATGCAATGCTGTCTCAAGTTAATATGATcttcaatacaaattttatttaagtcccCCAGCCGCGTCTGTACGCGATAAATTCAAAAACTACCAATCGGATTTTTATATGGTTTGCACATGACATAATGATTCATGAGAAaggtaattattgaaattattgaattgaaaggAGATTATTCTAGAGATATCAGAAAAGAAATGCCGACCAATGATACCAATTTTATATGTCGACAACtattctacccgtgcgaagGGTCTAGCAGGTAGTTCCATATCTAAATCTTCTGTACGTATGTATAGTGAACTCCTCCTCAACGGCTGGACTTATTTCGGtaaatcatgtttatttatCCCGGAATGGTTTAGATTCGGTGGCGCTGTGATCGAGAAGTAAAGACATATTTTATACCGATATGTTCAACACatgattactatttatattcaactgaaataattgatgtaatgtAATTAGTGATGGCATTTCCAGTGTTCATATTTCTAAATAGTAATGAAACTTAATAGATCCCCGATAAGCGCTGCTGTTGTCGAGTCGTTGGAACATAACAATGTTAATTGAACACGAAATAGGACATCATTatatcgataaattaaattctaattactgacacaatacataaataaaagcattGAAAGCATTGACAACtgtttacaatgttttaaaaagtcatcttaaataaaaaattttacgCGTCTTCTTAACTCgttttggtattattttatgGAGACGTAGTATTTAGTTTTAGTGcattgttaaatatgttttcgATAGTTTAATCGCAGCAGCGCTGTGACGTCAGAGTAAAAGTCGTGAACTCTCAGCCAGCCGGGCGCCGGTCGCCGATATAACTACGTTTCGCAACATGCAGTAATAATTGCAGTCCAATTACTTTTTCGGGAatcatacaattataaaataaaaatcagctAATTTCGGCTCACACTAACTTACACAGTTAAATCATATAAAgaaaatcgataaaaatatattaattattttttttgacacCGACTTGgaaataatttcattgataaaaaattacgcaatattttatttttttttaattattgcaacTTAAAACCGATTCGAacgtcattaatttttattattaatgtttttttatatgtttcgtTTActatatcactacatagtataaaacaaagtcgcttctcgctgtctgtctgtccctgtgtatgcatagatctttaaaactacgcaacagattttgatgcggttttttttaatagatggaGTGATTCAGgagaaaggtttatatatatattacatgcaTAAGGtaatagagaaacactgataattttagagatttctaatGTGAGTtcgtaaacaaataaatttctttgcacttacattgcaaaagctgactgaaccctacgagactgatctaaataatatactatagtattaaaaaaatctacaaaaagtccgcgatgatatatgtatatctctgagggataacccacaataaccattttttatcctttattttttatgagaaataatgacttatttacgaagcgattttaagcaatacaacatcAATCCTTATTCAATGAAgttccttaattaaataaattgtatatttaatatagatcaatatggtctTTTacacaagtaaaataaaataatattttcgaagatgttACGTAGCGGGTTgtgttttctaatttaaaaaaaaagccgtGACTATTGTATACATTCTGTAGCATATTTAGTATCAGGTTTGCACCCGTGCAAatccggggcgggtcgctagtaaatatttaaatcaaaggcattaaaatatgaatcgatgaattatttttacatacacaCGCCATGTTTGTTTCGTCCGATTCCCTCGATGATCTCGATGTCACGTCTATCATtaggttttagtatattttgtgTTGCATAAGCCCTTGACTGGCTATTGACCTACTTTTAATATAGCTCTACATTATCTGATAACGTGTGTTTGATAATAGTTTCATAATATCTATGGTATTAAACTTCATAATGtagaaaatttacttttaatataatatataaatttaaatatatataataatttaatataatatatatattttggatgGCGGTGTCGGATTATGAAATTTTCCGAACTTCAAACGCAAGAGAACTGAGGCAACACGTGACTACCACGTAACAAGTTCAAACACGTTTATATATTGACCTTTGGTTTGCTGATGTCGGATTATAGACGGTTCTGGATTAGACAGGGGCCGAATTTCcaagtatttattgatatggTACATCTAACATAGATCGTTAGGCATTTTGAGCAGTAACTAGTAGcataaattattgttactaaAGTAAAGAACCTGAGTAACGTAacgattacttatttatatttattaaaccaatGATGAACGGAGATagcagccgagatggcccagtggttagaacgcatgcatcttaaccgatgatttcgggttcaaacccaggcaggcaccactgaattttcatgtgcttaatttgtgtttataattcatctcgtgctcggcggtgaaggaaaacatcgtgaggaaacctgcatgtgtctaatttcaacgaaattcagccacatgtgtattccgccaatccgcattggagcagcgtggtggaatatgctccaaaccttctcctcaaagggagaggaggcctttagcccagcagtgggaaatttacaggctgctaatgctaaatgcTAATGATGAACGGAtatgaacaaaataatcaataatgaaagtaaagtaaaagtctttctatatcccacagctgggctaagagCTTGTTACATATTGAGAGGAAGTTTTAAAGCAAAGCGGTTGAATGATGCACGTGTGATGCTTCCTTTAGCGCCGAAcacaaaatgtcaaaaaaacaaacacatgtAAATTCATTCAGTGACCATTGTCTCAATCCTAGGCTTACTAGCAAGGCTTAGCAAGGCCTTACGTAGGCTTTTTGTTTTAGCACATGTTACAATAAAAGTTAGAAATAATATCAGAATCCAAGTATCGGGGAATAGTCTTTACGATATGGAAAAGCGATTTCAACGTAAGTCGGTGTGGAATAAATCGCACTCGGTGTCGATGGCGACGACTACtcgttttgtttgtaataaggTTTTCGACGATTCGAAAATCGCGctgatattacatttatttgaggTTTTTTCGATTTATTCTCATATTGATGgaatcgttattaaaatataatcatttttatccGATTGGTAACATTTGCAGatcgtttaaaattgtataacatgtattttcacatttataactaaatactttattaaacaagttttcttttcatatttccttaatgtacatatatataattcacaTAGAACATTTTATGATATGTTTCATGCTTGTGTTTTTCGTAAGATATATTCTTTAATGTCAAGTTATTTCAATCTCGACTCGTAATATCTACTGAGCAACATTAATCATAGATAACTTCgtccttatataatatttgtctttCTTTTCAGGCTTTTAAGCTGTTTAAGcggaataaaaacaaaaagagcGCTCGAAACCGGGTCTCTCCAGCGCTGGTGCGCTCTCCGTCATATAATGGAACGGTGGACGCGCGCGCGGAGATCGATCTACAACGCTTCTGCCCCTGTAGAACCTCCATGCCACCGCTACACATCGCGAATGAGTCCTACGAGAACACATCCTACTACAGCAGTTACAACAGCTACGACTCTCACAATGACAGCCTACAGAGCTACAACAATTCAACTTGCGATAGCTCGGGACGGTCCGACTCCGCGTATGATTCGACGCGTAGCAGTCCCGCCCACACCAGACCCGTTTGCTACGCCACGGTCACCTACTTTAACGTAAATGACAGCGAGGACAGTAGCAGCATTCACACCGAATATACGCTCCTTGACTATGATCCTGATGCTGATGAAGATGAGAAAGCTCAGAATATGATAAATGAAAGCTTGGAATTAGTTAGTACGTTATGAAttgtttataaactttataataacggATTTCTTATGGTtaagttaaaagaaataaattgtaaagcCGGTGTTATAAATCGGtgtttagttttactttaaaatattatgatttttaaacgacaatttttttcattacgttttttttttatctgtgctcaAGTTTTGATATTTCCATATAGTAAATTCTGTAATCGATTTTCTTTGAGAATGATTTAAAATCACATTTGAAAATGGCAGAGAATCAACAGGAAGCCAATACAGTTACTTGAAATTAGTTTACGACTTGTAAATATGTTCCGTATAAACACGCGCAAATGAAAATGATTTACAAAAAGTGGTTTAAGTTAATCGGTTCATCCGCTATTCGCGACAATGttttgaaagataaataaaatataaagacaatatttataatatatttaattgggatgaatataaaataattaagattaatgtaaaatttacatatgaccgaaaaaaaataaacaattgaataaaaaatctttcactGGCAACACTATTTTTTgtgaagatgttttttttacatgatgaattatttgtttataatttataaatctgtattgaaataaataattataattagatgtAGTGATTACCAAGTTATTGTGATAATGCATAGATGTGTAATTATGATATTGatctcaaataaaatttatatagatttaattatcATCTGacacaattgtaaataaatattataaaatatataatgttttgttttatttatgtctgtTGGTTCTTTTTCTAAATGTGTTGAGGttgaattaaaactataaacagTCTATTTTCTGTAGcactaacataaatttattaatatagtctcCGACgagttgaatattttaaatactaactaTCTTACCAGCAACTACCTCATCtgaaaaagatattattacattatatacaaaaaaatatgttaataataataatgagattCTAAAACCAAAACAGCGTTTAATAATTCAGttgataattactttaaataacacCTTTAACATCACGCTCTAAagacacattttatataaaatgtttttgaaaaaaacgTTCCATCCTCTCAGAGGAGTTTAGCATTATTCTTATTGGCAAATTTTATCCGACAcaccaaaattttatttacgaacaagtaatttaacaaaaaatacctTCAACAAttgaacttaataaaataacttataattctCATTATGGACAGTTTCCGTTAGATCTAAAACGGGTTCCTTTGAACAGACAGATAATGGAAGCTCATAGGAACGTTTGTgttaagaatgttaattattaaagtataaaattagtCTTTTTcgtggttatttatttataattgtacgtCACTTACAttcatgtattaattttatccaATTTATGTAAGATATGAAACAAGTATTGTGTCAGTCCAGCGCCGAATATGGGTCTTGTATGAGTAATAGGTACCTACTGTAGGTACctacttttgtttttgttaattggTGCTCGTTTGTGTTTCTGTTTACCGCGTTAACTACGCTCAATTAAATTCGATCGTTAtcgaatatcaataaaaatttaatagaataatttaaatatatcaaaatcctTTGtccaaatcaaaatgtattgaatatttttatagtacacatacatacatatgtctaGCGTACGAGAATTTTCATAAAACTGtcgataatatacataaaatagacAAACACCGCTgatgaaataacatttttatttgaagcttactataatattatattaagaatgaTTAACTatctaatcaaatataattaaatgaaacggAGCGAAATAATATCGCAAGTACAAACCGAAAAATACACGAGGAAAGTCTATggatttagaaataattataataaacacggATCCCCAAAATATTTCAGAAACGACCGATATTTTGCGATGGGGTAGCAAGTCAATACTGACTCAATAAACAAACCAGTTTTCGCGATCATCAATAGCTTTTGTAACCAGACGCCTATTAGCTAATTCCAAAAACGAGTTCTTCAGGTTTATTTTGTGTCCAATAGTGCCGTCATAACAGCTCATTGTAGTAAACAATTcatatacaaacatattgtGTGAAGAATGTCTAATGAGAAAGGATTTATgcgtaaaataattgttattgtattaaagACTGGTTTTTCGtacgtataattattatgtattctgAAAAAAGAATTACCGATGTGACAAAATATTGTCaagatattaattgtatataatacaatatatacacataaaggaactattgaatttaataatgtcATGGTGTATCACGTTGTCTAGATACAGTTTACAAGTAGTATTAGTATTGTTTCTGATCAGACTGTCGAAAAACTCGCAGTAAGTCATTTGGATGTGTGTTCCGTGGTTCGAAAAGCATGTAAAGCTGTTGGTCCctcgcctgaactctttccggtcgagtcggatttgccgtcccattttattatgagagtgaggcaATAGACACACCAGGGTTTgggcacacacttgtgcactataatatgctCTGCGCAGTCGGCTGGTCTCCCTTAAGATTGGCTCTTCCAGTATTTCCACACATAACCCTTATTAAGAATATCTTATTGCTAGTTCCTCGACGTTGGacgtttattgtttaaataatttatactgagtatatttacatatacacaataataatcagAATCGTGTCAGTAaagtttttattcttttaataattataccatatgtaaataatttttaagacgactgcgttttttttttgtaactactTTGcaaaaaatcaatttcaattgaaagaatgtttgaaatataagttaactcataaaattaattataacaatgaaaatcatgtgcttaatataaGTTTTGTACACTTTTTTAAGATTAACTTGAGTTACTTTTGaagatatttactttattacctTTAAATTCATCTTTTAATATTCAAGTCTTAGACTTGATCCTGTAGGACTATTCTTTGAGAAGtatgaaatgtcagaatgtgatttGCGACATTGACATTGAAATGTATCATATACACATATCAAAAATGGCGTATCATCGTAAGTCGGTTGtgaacatttcacgagtgagatacgaagtgaattcttacaggaCCACAATGCTGTAATCGAGGTATATCTAGATGActttaacgttttattaaaattcatgttCAAATAAAGCaatcaaaacttttttatacACACATAATTAACGTGTTCTTACGATTACAACAATTACAAAcgataaacaaatgtttatttatttgtacgttTCTTGCGTCACGTAACGCCTCTGCTGTGTACACAAGATGTAAGGACACAGTAATCATTACGTGGTTGTcatcgtgttttattttattatatatataaaaaaatatcttttaaactgTCACGAATAAGTGAGCGATAGAAGTACTATCTACCGTAGTACGTACCTACCTGCAATGTTTCCGTAGTCTAAATTCTAAAACAACGGAAAACTCaggattaaataaatagttgacACAAATACTTCTTGTTGAAGTTGAATCCAAATCCCATCTGCAATGTTATTGTGATCGAGGTAAAAATgaacaaatgtttattaacaaaaaaaggttttttagttacattaaagacaatttttataattactttttttatttttatttactaaaattaataaattaaactattaagttGAACATAGCAATGGTaactagaaatattaatttattttagagctTCAATATGTAaacctatttattaattattttagcgaatcatacaaatataacaagagaaaacagtagattttttttatggcattggttggcgtgcgaacatatgggccacctgatggtaagtggtcaacaccgcccatagacaaaggcgctgtaagaaatattaaccattccttacatcacctatgcgccaccaaccttgggaaccaagatgttatgtcccttgtgcctgtgattacactggctcactcacccttctaactggaacacaatagtaCAGATTACtgttatttgacggtagaacatctgatgagtggatggtacctacccagacgggcttgcataaagccctaccaccaagtaattttttcattaagacagataaaaaactcaataaatatatttccccTCTAAGCCAAAAGATGCGGAAGGAACATCGTAACAACATAAAACGAACACACAAACATACCGACACATGCCGACACACGGCACGCACACGATCAGACaaaaaagttaaagtttttGCACCCTGTTCTTCCTACGGAAGTAGTTTGTGCGAGCGAGACGACGCATACGCAAATCGTAAATACGAGCGAGACGCCAATCGTGGGAATGACTGGGGTAGCGATATCCCATACAATCATTGAAGTGGGACGCTATGCGTGGATTTAGAATAACATTAGCTGGTCCCCGAGTGTCGCATCTGTTCGGGTCAGTTTAATTGTGACACCTGTGTTgctaatttattatgtaaacggTTACTTTGCCACGGAAACTTATAGCCCTTTGTTTGATGTGGTAATATTACCacaatgattaaatttaaaacgataattatttatctgttattttattttattaatgcattgtatatatttgttatctCAATATGAAGGTACTAACCATTTAAGGCTAGCCTTAATAATCAAAGCCTTTTGTATAGTTAATTAGTTTATGAATTGCTAGGTCACTTTCAaggacatacatatttatattaagtggCTTGTATGTTTGCctacttaaataacaaaaaaaaaaaacaatttcaaaggTTCCCAAATGAAagcattgtttaaatatttaaaaaaataatttattttctctctTTAACATCGCAAGcgattacaaatttatacaaaaatatacaaacgtaTCGTATGGATACTTATGATTTAGATGTGTATATCTAAACACACTATAATGTATAAGGAATCTTCACAACCATGTGCaaatcacaatttaattttaagtgaattCAAAAAAGTTTAACTATGAAACGATTTCGTCTCTGTTAAACAA
The nucleotide sequence above comes from Vanessa tameamea isolate UH-Manoa-2023 chromosome 2, ilVanTame1 primary haplotype, whole genome shotgun sequence. Encoded proteins:
- the LOC113398240 gene encoding uncharacterized protein LOC113398240; amino-acid sequence: MVLADFLTDTRKKWLQAFKLFKRNKNKKSARNRVSPALVRSPSYNGTVDARAEIDLQRFCPCRTSMPPLHIANESYENTSYYSSYNSYDSHNDSLQSYNNSTCDSSGRSDSAYDSTRSSPAHTRPVCYATVTYFNVNDSEDSSSIHTEYTLLDYDPDADEDEKAQNMINESLELVSTL